In the Alteromonas sp. M12 genome, one interval contains:
- a CDS encoding aldehyde dehydrogenase family protein, whose protein sequence is MTNAILNDGVIPEPQTQAVRDLLATTPDKQLFINGEYCSPKSGQYLETCDPATGKIIARIANANQTDVDNAVAAAQQALKGPWATMTPMERSMILNRIADLVDLHMDELCELEVLDQGKPWFVARWAEVPAVAGQFRFFAGQALTLDGNTLNPSVNYQPEGKQVHAWTVREPVGVVAAITPWNSPLILTAMKLAPALAAGCTIVHKPAELTSLTALRLAELITEAGVPPGVMNVVTGDGAQCGSVLASHAGVDKVAFTGSTATGRAIVEASKQNLTRVTLELGGKSPAIVLPDADLDLAIPGIANGIFFNGGQVCVANSRTYIHRSIFDKVVEGIAAYGAGLKVGHGLNQDTQMGPVVSAQQAQKIEQYIKGAKAEGATILTGGERFGSAGTFIQPTVVTGTSTTSPIHCQEVFGPVIVAEPYDDINEALQWSNDNEYGLAASVWTENLSTAHRLSRQIQAGTVWINTHSMFDPAMPIGGMKNSGYGRDSGKQAMDNYLEWKTVCAVL, encoded by the coding sequence ATGACGAATGCAATACTAAACGACGGCGTTATTCCAGAACCGCAAACTCAAGCAGTACGCGATTTACTTGCGACAACACCTGATAAGCAGCTGTTCATTAACGGAGAGTATTGCTCGCCTAAAAGTGGCCAGTATTTAGAAACCTGCGATCCTGCTACGGGTAAAATCATAGCGCGCATCGCCAATGCGAATCAGACTGATGTGGATAATGCGGTCGCCGCTGCACAACAAGCATTAAAGGGTCCTTGGGCAACGATGACACCTATGGAGCGCAGCATGATTCTAAATCGTATCGCTGATTTAGTTGATCTGCATATGGATGAATTATGCGAATTAGAGGTGCTTGACCAAGGTAAGCCATGGTTTGTGGCACGTTGGGCGGAAGTGCCAGCTGTTGCGGGACAGTTTCGCTTTTTTGCCGGACAAGCACTGACCCTTGATGGCAATACGTTGAACCCATCAGTGAATTACCAACCTGAAGGTAAACAAGTTCATGCCTGGACTGTGCGCGAACCTGTGGGAGTGGTCGCTGCCATTACCCCTTGGAATTCACCGTTAATTCTTACTGCCATGAAGTTAGCTCCAGCGCTCGCCGCAGGCTGCACCATAGTGCATAAACCCGCAGAACTAACTTCGCTCACAGCATTACGTTTGGCCGAGTTAATTACTGAAGCGGGCGTACCACCTGGGGTAATGAATGTTGTGACCGGTGACGGTGCGCAGTGTGGAAGTGTGTTAGCCAGTCATGCGGGTGTGGATAAAGTGGCTTTTACAGGTTCAACAGCTACTGGTCGCGCAATAGTCGAAGCCAGTAAGCAAAATTTAACCCGTGTTACGCTAGAGCTAGGTGGTAAATCGCCAGCCATTGTACTCCCAGATGCTGACTTAGATTTAGCTATTCCAGGCATTGCCAATGGTATCTTTTTCAATGGCGGTCAAGTGTGTGTGGCGAATTCGCGAACCTATATCCATCGTTCTATTTTCGACAAAGTTGTTGAAGGTATTGCAGCTTATGGAGCAGGTTTGAAAGTAGGGCATGGGTTAAACCAAGATACGCAAATGGGACCTGTTGTTTCTGCTCAACAAGCGCAAAAAATTGAGCAGTATATTAAAGGGGCGAAAGCTGAAGGTGCGACTATTTTAACCGGTGGTGAACGTTTCGGCAGTGCTGGGACTTTTATACAGCCCACTGTGGTTACAGGTACAAGCACCACCAGTCCTATTCATTGCCAAGAAGTCTTTGGTCCGGTAATTGTTGCAGAACCTTATGATGACATTAACGAAGCGTTGCAGTGGAGTAATGACAATGAATATGGTTTAGCGGCGAGTGTTTGGACTGAAAATTTATCGACTGCTCATCGTTTGTCTCGTCAGATACAAGCCGGAACCGTTTGGATTAATACCCATTCTATGTTTGACCCAGCGATGCCTATCGGTGGAATGAAAAACTCTGGTTATGGTCGTGACAGCGGCAAGCAAGCCATGGATAACTATTTGGAGTGGAAAACGGTGTGCGCCGTTTTGTAG
- the leuD gene encoding 3-isopropylmalate dehydratase small subunit, translating to MEKFLSHTGTVLPFDRSNVDTDAILPKQYLKSISKFGFGDWLFDDLRYLDPGDVRTDTKTRRPNPDFVLNNPLYTDASILIARENFGCGSSREHAVWALKGYGIKAVIAPSFADIFYNNCFKNGVLPVVLPSDVVDKLFKLTAQHDAIQLTVDLENCKVSYGTEHSWSFTVDESRRQNLLQGHDEISITLLQKGAIQGFEDQLKTTEKWLFSN from the coding sequence ATGGAAAAATTCTTATCTCACACAGGTACTGTTTTACCTTTTGATCGCAGCAACGTCGATACTGATGCAATCCTGCCAAAACAATATTTAAAGTCGATTAGTAAATTTGGCTTTGGCGATTGGTTATTTGATGATTTACGTTATTTAGATCCTGGTGATGTCAGGACAGACACTAAAACCCGCAGACCTAACCCAGACTTTGTTTTGAACAACCCTCTATATACTGATGCCAGCATTCTTATTGCGCGGGAAAACTTTGGTTGTGGTTCAAGCAGAGAGCACGCAGTTTGGGCGTTAAAAGGTTATGGAATCAAGGCGGTAATTGCGCCTAGCTTCGCTGACATCTTCTATAACAACTGTTTCAAAAACGGCGTATTACCCGTTGTTTTACCTTCAGATGTAGTTGATAAGTTATTCAAGCTAACGGCACAACATGACGCAATTCAACTTACTGTTGACTTAGAAAATTGTAAAGTGAGTTATGGAACTGAGCACAGTTGGTCATTTACTGTTGATGAATCTAGACGCCAAAATTTGTTACAAGGGCACGATGAAATATCAATAACCCTGCTGCAAAAAGGTGCCATCCAAGGTTTTGAAGACCAATTGAAAACCACTGAAAAATGGTTGTTTAGCAACTAA
- a CDS encoding polysaccharide deacetylase family protein, which translates to MEYDYVPISERGQLKWPDGKKVALILTFNLETWDLTKDTDEPYYAGGPAVLPDTLPGNIPDFPNFSWREYGQRVGIWRLYELFDELKVKASCTTNAVTFERRAAMVQACLDRGWELITHNYEQGELLTNFAHQPEKEQEVISRSIDMFEQYVGRRPVGWLSSSLRGTLNTPAILAKEGYKFYCDIMNDDQPFMIRTDNGPIVSVPYSNEINDFTIITRRGHTTDEYRDILIEELNVLYKEGATQARIMNVGLHPHVTGRAYRIRAIREFIEYAKTLPDVWWTTREEIADWYLEHQQEHHIPGQI; encoded by the coding sequence ATGGAGTATGATTACGTACCAATTAGCGAACGTGGTCAATTAAAATGGCCCGATGGTAAAAAAGTCGCTTTGATTTTAACCTTCAATCTTGAAACATGGGATCTGACTAAGGACACCGACGAGCCTTACTATGCTGGTGGTCCAGCAGTATTGCCGGATACTTTGCCTGGTAATATTCCTGATTTTCCAAATTTCAGCTGGCGTGAATACGGTCAGCGTGTTGGCATATGGCGTTTATACGAGCTATTTGATGAACTTAAAGTAAAAGCCAGTTGTACGACTAATGCAGTCACTTTTGAGCGTCGTGCTGCTATGGTGCAAGCTTGTTTAGATCGTGGGTGGGAATTGATTACCCATAACTACGAGCAAGGTGAATTACTTACTAATTTCGCACATCAGCCAGAAAAAGAGCAAGAAGTTATCTCTCGTTCAATCGATATGTTTGAACAATATGTTGGTAGACGTCCGGTTGGTTGGTTGTCGTCGTCATTGCGCGGTACGCTAAATACGCCAGCTATTCTTGCTAAAGAAGGCTACAAGTTTTATTGCGACATTATGAACGATGATCAACCCTTTATGATCCGCACTGATAACGGCCCAATAGTGTCAGTTCCTTACTCTAATGAAATCAATGATTTCACTATCATAACTCGCCGTGGACACACTACCGACGAGTATAGAGATATTTTGATTGAAGAATTGAATGTACTGTATAAAGAAGGTGCTACTCAGGCTCGTATCATGAACGTTGGATTACACCCTCATGTTACCGGTCGAGCTTATCGGATTAGAGCGATTCGAGAGTTTATTGAATACGCAAAAACCTTACCTGATGTTTGGTGGACGACACGAGAAGAGATTGCTGATTGGTATTTAGAACATCAGCAAGAACATCATATTCCTGGTCAAATATAA
- a CDS encoding NAD(P)/FAD-dependent oxidoreductase: MKSTQIIVAGAGPVGTVTAYRLASMGFDVMLCEAGPNCAVDLRASTFHPPTLEMLDELGMADELIERGLKAPIYHFRERATGEVVEFDLSELEGKEKFPYRLQCEQHVLASMVAEKLNNHPKAEVRFSHRVVHFEQTDDGVEVALEGPFSIEKVKAKYLVAADGGNSIIRKWLGVEFEGFTYPEKFLTLSTKVELKDYIDNLAYVSYVSDPKEWMVLLRVPSVWRILVPASEDQPDEYLLSDEKKNQVFRDLIGRDDVETEHRTIYRVHQRVAKKFNHGRVCLVGDACHMNNPLGGFGMNSGIHDGWNLADKIKLNLTEGHDDANFELYDAQRRPVTHSFIQAQTMQNKKLLEHSPEENHAMRLQEMHDICNDDEKRLAFLRRQAMFTSLEEANKIK; this comes from the coding sequence ATGAAATCTACACAGATTATTGTGGCAGGTGCAGGCCCTGTAGGGACGGTTACCGCATATCGTCTAGCAAGTATGGGGTTTGATGTCATGTTGTGTGAAGCCGGCCCTAATTGTGCTGTTGATTTGCGCGCATCGACCTTCCATCCGCCTACTTTAGAAATGCTTGATGAGCTAGGCATGGCCGACGAACTAATCGAACGAGGACTGAAAGCGCCGATTTATCATTTCCGTGAACGGGCAACCGGAGAGGTTGTTGAATTTGATTTATCTGAATTAGAAGGTAAGGAAAAATTCCCTTACCGCTTGCAGTGCGAACAACATGTACTAGCCAGTATGGTTGCCGAAAAATTAAATAATCATCCTAAAGCTGAAGTTCGATTTAGTCACCGAGTGGTCCACTTTGAACAGACCGACGATGGGGTTGAAGTGGCACTAGAAGGGCCTTTTTCGATTGAAAAAGTAAAAGCCAAATATTTGGTCGCCGCGGACGGTGGTAATTCAATTATTCGCAAATGGTTAGGCGTTGAATTTGAAGGCTTTACCTACCCTGAAAAGTTCTTAACCCTATCTACAAAAGTTGAGTTAAAAGACTACATCGATAACCTTGCTTACGTTAGTTACGTGTCCGATCCAAAAGAATGGATGGTACTGCTACGTGTGCCAAGTGTTTGGCGAATTTTGGTACCTGCTAGTGAAGATCAACCAGACGAGTACTTATTGTCTGATGAGAAGAAAAACCAGGTATTCCGAGATTTAATCGGTCGTGATGATGTTGAGACTGAACATAGAACCATTTACCGGGTACATCAACGGGTAGCTAAAAAATTCAATCACGGACGAGTATGTTTGGTCGGTGATGCTTGTCATATGAACAATCCACTAGGTGGTTTTGGCATGAATAGCGGTATTCATGACGGTTGGAATTTAGCCGACAAAATCAAGTTAAACCTTACCGAAGGTCATGATGACGCTAATTTTGAATTATATGACGCTCAACGTCGTCCAGTAACCCATAGTTTTATTCAAGCGCAGACGATGCAAAACAAAAAGCTGTTAGAGCATAGTCCTGAAGAGAACCATGCGATGCGTTTACAAGAAATGCACGATATCTGCAATGACGACGAAAAACGCTTAGCTTTTCTGAGACGACAAGCCATGTTTACCAGTCTTGAAGAAGCTAACAAAATCAAATAG